The stretch of DNA ACGGCGACGGGGTCGGCAATTGGCATTCGTGCTTCGGCAACCTGCCCTATACCGGCCAAGTGACGCAGGTCGCTTTTGATTGGGATACCACGGAGTTTGTCTATGTCTATGTTCCACAGCAGGGAATCTGGCGCGGTACGGGAGATGGCGATTGGGAACAGTACTGCGAGCAGCCACCTGTACCCATCCATCAGTTCGAAATCAGCGCAGGTTGGCCGAAGACGATCATGGCGCTGCCGCTAATTCCGGAAACCGGATTCTATCTGTACATGAAGTCAGACTCGATCTACGATGCCGGCCGTGAACGCTGGAGGTATGTTCCCGAGCAGCGCGATGTCACTATCTTTCCCAATCCAACAAACGCGATGGTCACGATTCGGTTGGTGAATTCAGTGGGGGAAGCGACGAACGTGCGCATCTTCAACCTGCTGGGGCAGGTCGTGCAGCAGGCCGTGATCGTGCGCGCCGGGATCGTCAACTACTCCGTCGATCTGCGCGGCGGGGAATTCTCGTCTGGAAAATATTTCGTGGCGTGGGGGGGGAAACCGAAGAAGATTCCGGCCGGGCGGGGACGCCCGGCTCGGCGACGATGCAAAACGGGCGGCCCCTGCGGGTCGCCCGACTGATGTTTGGTGCGTGGAACGAGCTCAGTAATCGTGTCCAGTTCCCTGATGACAATCGAAACACATCCGGCCGCCGGGACCGGTTGTGTGAAAGATGCTCGAGACCATCGTGGCATGGCAGCTCACGCAATTGTTGTTCACGATTTCGCGGCCCGACTCCTTGATCCTGATCACCTGCGGATCGCCGAACGTAAAGACATACGAGTGTCGCACACCGTGCTCGACCTTCGTCGTGTACTTGCCGACCACGTCATGCGGCACGTGACAGCCGTTGCAACTCACGAAGCGATGCGGCCCGATCTCCCACGAGCGAAAATTGTCGCGCATGAC from candidate division KSB1 bacterium encodes:
- the nrfH gene encoding cytochrome c nitrite reductase small subunit, whose amino-acid sequence is MTKHPYIAALLMALPGIVIGISGYTFYYAKGYSYLVDDPKACMNCHVMRDNFRSWEIGPHRFVSCNGCHVPHDVVGKYTTKVEHGVRHSYVFTFGDPQVIRIKESGREIVNNNCVSCHATMVSSIFHTTGPGGRMCFDCHQGTGHDY